Part of the Phycisphaerae bacterium genome, CGCGCAGGCGCTGCACACGCGCTGCCGGCGCGTCCTCACCGTCGGGACCGACTGCAACGTAGGCAAGATGGTCGCGGCGCTGGAGCTGACCGCCGCCGCCCGGCGGCGCGGCGCCGACGCCCGATTTTTGGCGACCGGGCAGACGGGCATCATGATCGCCGGCCGCGGCATCTCCGTGGATGCCTGTGTCGCCGACTTCACCGCCGGCGCGGTCGAGCAGCTTGTGCTCGACGCCGCCGATGCTGACATCTGCTTCGTCGAGGGCCAGGGCAGCGTCGCGCATCCGGGCTACTCGGCGGTGACGTTGGCGCTGCTGCACGGTGCCTGCCCCGACGCGCTTGTGCTGGTGCATCAGCTCGGCCGCACGCACTACAAGGCCCCGCCCAATGGCCCCTTGCCGGCCATGCGTCGCCTGATCGACGTCTACGAGCAGACCGCCGGACTGCTGCACCCCGCGCGCGTCGTCGCACTGGCCGTGAACTCGGTGGGGCAGACGGACGCGGCGGCCCGCGCCGGAGTGTCCGCGCTTGAACGTGAATTGGGCTTGCCGGTGGCCGATCCGGTGCGCGATGGCTGCGACCGGATCCTCGACGCCGTGTTAGGCGGGTAAGCTGCCCGGCGCGCCCACATCGAGCACGAGCAGCGTGGCGTCGTCCGCCGGATGCAGCGAGCCTTCGCGGCAGTCGAGGTACTCCCCGACGGCGTCAACGAAATCGGGCGCGCGGAGCCGCGCCCAGCGCCGAAACTGGGCGGTGAACGCCGCCCGCTCGTCGTCCGGACCACCCGGGACGAGGATGGCGTCCTCGAGACCGTCGGAATAGAAGACCACCTTGTCGCCGGGCGCGAGCGGCACACATACTTGCTCGAACTCGGCGGGAATATCCGCCAGACCGAGCAGGGTGCCCGCCGAACGCACTTCGCCGATCGAGCCGTCGGCGCGGATGTGAATCGGGTACGGGTGTCCGGCCCGCGCCAGATGCAAGGCACTCCGCCCCGCGTCCACCACGCCATAGGCGGCCGTCACGAACTGCGAGTTGGGCAGCTTCTGGCGGAGCAGGCACTGGTGCAGGGCGTCCAGGGCCTCGGCCGGCTCGACAATCGTGTACGAGTCGCCGTGAACCCGCTTGGAGATCAGCGCCTGCCGCAGGAACATGGTCACCAGTCCCGCGGCGACGCCGTGCCCCATCGCATCGGCCACGAACATCCCCAGGTGGTGCTCATCGATCCGGAAGGCGTCGTACATGTCGCCGCTGATCCAGCTCGCGGGCCGGAAGAACGCCCCGAAGCCCATCACCGACACGGTCGGCAGCTCGCGCGGCAGGAGGTCGCGCTGCAGACGGCCGGCCAGCCGCATTTCCTGGTCGATCTCGGCAAAGTAACGATTGAGCTGCTCGCCCAGGCGATGGAGGTGGACCAGCTCGCGTTCCATGCCCTTCATCAACGGAACGTAGTGCGCCAGCGTATCGACCTTGCCGGCGATCTCATCCA contains:
- a CDS encoding DUF1611 domain-containing protein, translated to MHILPVYHRILLLTEGQLGVFSSKTAASLLRYRGNDVVGVVDSAAAGRNIADFIPWAPPVPIVPDIAATAPLQPDALFVGVAPVGGALPDDMRAPVVAALNAGIDVVSGMHGFLSDDPELVSLAARRGARLLDLRRPPADRVVASAQALHTRCRRVLTVGTDCNVGKMVAALELTAAARRRGADARFLATGQTGIMIAGRGISVDACVADFTAGAVEQLVLDAADADICFVEGQGSVAHPGYSAVTLALLHGACPDALVLVHQLGRTHYKAPPNGPLPAMRRLIDVYEQTAGLLHPARVVALAVNSVGQTDAAARAGVSALERELGLPVADPVRDGCDRILDAVLGG
- a CDS encoding SpoIIE family protein phosphatase, with protein sequence MGKQSVVWVLAGAADRAGPLNARLRQRGLTPECLDTADGRIAGDTPIAADVAVVVLGPQMPAAQGAAVAQALRRLVGGQVPTVVWGAEKELQRAGGPLVEWVAPEAGLDEIAGKVDTLAHYVPLMKGMERELVHLHRLGEQLNRYFAEIDQEMRLAGRLQRDLLPRELPTVSVMGFGAFFRPASWISGDMYDAFRIDEHHLGMFVADAMGHGVAAGLVTMFLRQALISKRVHGDSYTIVEPAEALDALHQCLLRQKLPNSQFVTAAYGVVDAGRSALHLARAGHPYPIHIRADGSIGEVRSAGTLLGLADIPAEFEQVCVPLAPGDKVVFYSDGLEDAILVPGGPDDERAAFTAQFRRWARLRAPDFVDAVGEYLDCREGSLHPADDATLLVLDVGAPGSLPA